A window of Christiangramia forsetii KT0803 contains these coding sequences:
- a CDS encoding SusC/RagA family TonB-linked outer membrane protein, which yields MKQFSLSYFKVIFFLLFPSLLLSQEVLEGKTINDATGEVVPFVNVIEKGTSNGTTSDFEGNFSISVPSLPTTLVFSYLGFETQELNVTENSPLTISFTESAAALDEVVVTGLATSVKRTNSANAVASISADELTGTTPPPTLDGALYGKFPGAIVNANSGAPGGGLSVKLRGATSIQGNTQPLYIVDGVYIDNSSIAAGLNTVSAAAAGGSASNQDNPTNRIADINPEDIANIEILKGASAAAIYGSRAAAGVVIITTKRGKAGETKFRLSQSVGWSEAINLLGVRDYTEERVLDSFGEDDLEAFIAARDAGRLVDYENEIYGEKGIIAITNFSMSGGSENTKFFAGVTHNNEEGIVKGTGYEKTSLRLNLDHSPEDFLKFTLSSNYIYSASNRGFFNNDNSGTTIGIALTRSRPWDQLFPNEDGIYPDHPNNSSNPLQTRDLVTNREIVNRLIMGGTANLDIYRADSSNLELILRGGLDFYGQKSRAIFPKALQFQKISNGGLNGVSVQGDTQNKNYNLSAFLVHNYFTDSDVNFRTQFGVTREYFDQNIELITATGLVASETNVDQAANTGVNQTRLLQEDSGFFAQEEVNFQDKFIATLGIRGDKSSNNGNANDLFYYPKASLAVNLNEFGFWNESSAWNQLKLRAAYGEAGNFPPFGALFTSYNAFSTDGILGISLIGIRGDGDLKSERQKELEFGTDVSFFENRLSLSATYYIKTIEDLILQANLEPSTGFTTQFVNAGSLRNKGVEIGLNATPIFTDDMHWNVGVNFFKNTSEITELDVPPFNIGAFGASLGTFRIEEGKSATQIVGGYPEGLRVIGNAEPDFQMGFNSDFNYKDFQFTMLWQWKNGGDNVNLTTLLTDLNRTSHDFDDFGADPSGELTNGEYRPGAPPEVHVEDASYVRLREVGLYYTLDDDIISGILNGSIDSVKFGLSGTNLLNFFDYNSYDPEVSNFGGASIFTGVDVLPFPSSKRFLFNVAVNF from the coding sequence ATGAAGCAATTTTCTTTGAGTTATTTCAAAGTGATTTTCTTTCTGCTTTTTCCTTCTTTACTTCTGTCTCAGGAAGTTCTGGAAGGGAAAACGATCAATGATGCTACCGGTGAGGTGGTGCCTTTTGTAAATGTGATCGAGAAAGGAACTAGTAATGGTACTACCAGTGACTTTGAAGGTAATTTTAGTATTAGCGTACCGTCACTCCCCACGACCCTGGTATTCTCATATTTAGGTTTTGAAACTCAAGAGCTAAATGTTACCGAGAATTCTCCTTTAACAATAAGTTTTACTGAATCTGCCGCAGCGCTGGATGAAGTTGTTGTTACGGGACTCGCAACATCTGTTAAACGTACTAATTCTGCAAATGCGGTAGCTTCAATTTCAGCTGATGAACTTACTGGAACCACCCCTCCACCTACACTAGATGGAGCGCTATATGGTAAATTTCCGGGCGCTATCGTTAACGCCAACTCCGGCGCACCTGGGGGAGGTCTTTCGGTAAAGTTAAGAGGTGCTACATCTATTCAGGGAAATACACAGCCATTATATATAGTAGATGGTGTATATATAGATAACTCATCTATTGCCGCTGGTTTAAATACAGTGTCTGCCGCTGCTGCGGGAGGTAGTGCTTCTAACCAGGATAACCCAACCAATCGTATAGCAGATATAAATCCAGAAGATATTGCCAATATTGAAATATTAAAAGGTGCGTCTGCGGCTGCTATTTATGGATCTCGTGCTGCTGCCGGGGTTGTAATTATTACCACTAAAAGAGGTAAAGCCGGCGAAACCAAATTTAGATTATCCCAGTCGGTAGGTTGGAGCGAAGCAATTAATCTTTTAGGTGTTCGTGATTATACTGAAGAAAGAGTATTAGATAGCTTTGGAGAAGATGATCTTGAAGCCTTCATCGCGGCTAGAGATGCTGGGAGACTTGTAGATTATGAGAATGAAATTTATGGTGAAAAAGGAATCATTGCGATTACAAATTTCAGTATGAGTGGAGGTAGCGAAAACACTAAATTCTTTGCAGGAGTTACTCATAATAATGAAGAAGGTATTGTGAAAGGAACCGGATACGAGAAAACATCTTTAAGACTGAATCTGGATCATAGTCCGGAGGATTTTTTAAAATTCACTTTAAGCTCAAATTATATATACTCCGCATCAAACCGTGGTTTCTTCAACAATGATAACTCGGGAACAACTATTGGTATTGCTTTAACACGATCCAGACCTTGGGATCAACTTTTTCCAAACGAAGACGGAATATATCCGGATCACCCGAATAACTCATCAAACCCATTACAAACTCGTGATTTGGTAACGAATAGAGAAATTGTAAACAGACTTATAATGGGTGGAACTGCAAATCTGGATATTTACAGAGCTGATAGTTCTAATCTTGAATTAATTCTACGAGGTGGACTTGATTTTTATGGACAAAAATCGAGAGCAATATTTCCGAAAGCATTGCAATTTCAAAAAATTTCGAATGGTGGTTTAAATGGTGTTTCCGTTCAGGGAGATACTCAAAATAAAAATTATAACCTTTCAGCATTTTTAGTGCACAACTATTTTACGGATAGTGATGTAAATTTCAGAACACAATTTGGTGTAACCAGAGAATATTTTGATCAAAACATAGAGCTTATTACCGCTACCGGACTCGTAGCTTCTGAAACCAATGTGGATCAGGCTGCCAATACCGGTGTGAACCAAACTAGATTACTACAGGAAGATTCAGGTTTCTTTGCTCAGGAAGAGGTTAATTTTCAAGATAAGTTTATAGCTACTTTAGGTATTCGTGGAGATAAATCTTCTAATAATGGTAATGCAAACGACTTATTTTATTATCCAAAAGCATCCTTGGCAGTTAATCTAAATGAATTCGGTTTCTGGAATGAATCTTCAGCCTGGAATCAATTGAAATTAAGGGCTGCTTATGGGGAAGCTGGAAACTTTCCTCCTTTTGGAGCGTTATTTACTTCATATAACGCATTTTCAACAGATGGTATTCTCGGGATCAGTCTTATTGGTATTAGAGGAGACGGTGATCTAAAGTCTGAGCGCCAGAAGGAACTGGAATTTGGTACTGATGTGAGTTTCTTTGAAAATAGATTGAGCCTTTCTGCTACTTATTATATTAAAACTATTGAAGATCTTATTCTGCAAGCGAATCTTGAACCATCTACAGGTTTTACTACTCAATTTGTAAATGCGGGAAGCTTGAGGAATAAAGGTGTGGAGATAGGTTTAAATGCAACTCCTATTTTCACAGATGATATGCACTGGAATGTTGGGGTAAATTTCTTTAAGAACACTTCTGAAATTACAGAATTAGATGTTCCTCCTTTTAATATTGGTGCCTTTGGGGCGAGTCTTGGAACTTTTAGAATTGAAGAAGGTAAAAGTGCAACCCAGATAGTTGGGGGATATCCTGAAGGTTTAAGAGTGATTGGGAATGCTGAACCCGACTTTCAAATGGGATTCAATAGTGATTTCAATTATAAAGATTTTCAATTCACCATGCTATGGCAGTGGAAAAATGGAGGAGACAATGTGAACCTCACCACACTTCTTACAGATCTTAATAGAACAAGTCATGATTTTGATGATTTTGGAGCAGATCCATCAGGAGAATTGACCAATGGTGAATATAGACCTGGAGCGCCACCGGAAGTGCATGTGGAAGATGCAAGTTATGTAAGGTTACGCGAAGTTGGTCTGTATTATACTTTAGATGATGATATAATTTCAGGGATTCTTAATGGAAGTATAGACAGCGTGAAATTTGGACTTTCTGGAACTAACCTATTGAACTTCTTTGATTATAACAGTTACGATCCCGAAGTTTCTAATTTTGGAGGAGCCTCAATCTTTACAGGAGTTGATGTTTTACCTTTTCCTTCTTCAAAAAGGTTTTTATTCAATGTAGCAGTTAACTTTTAA
- a CDS encoding RagB/SusD family nutrient uptake outer membrane protein, with amino-acid sequence MKKYIYKILFLTSLLLVTNSCEVEEYSDLNNAEVDAFQDNLTRGDLQDLVGGILYSSRVRLGTYFDDTGVIGREYYRFSGSEPRFTGDLLGREGLMLDNNTFYITAPWGARYRTVKNANLILGFLEGQDLSAQFSEAELSGARGFLKTFIAYELLLNLNLTYENGIRLDVDDENNLGPFVSRTEALSGIRSLLEEGAGDLASGGDSFPFILSSGFSEFDSPDSFLEANKAISARVAAYQEDYPAVLSFLEDSFLSLDATELNNGIFYNFSLDQTDISNPLFFAVEGLTAGNARVMQPSFLTDAESGDERLDKVAELDAPITQDNLSGTYAVFRYKSNTDDIPIIRNEELILLYAEANIFQNPDEAVSALNIIRNAAGLDDYDGATSETALIDEMLMQRRYSLYAEGHRWIDMRRYDRLDELPTDRPEDDVFVQFPIPLTENQ; translated from the coding sequence ATGAAAAAATATATATATAAAATATTGTTTCTTACTTCGCTTCTTTTGGTAACAAATTCCTGCGAGGTAGAAGAATATTCCGATTTAAATAATGCGGAAGTAGATGCATTTCAAGATAACCTTACAAGAGGGGACTTACAGGATCTTGTAGGTGGTATTCTTTATAGTTCCAGAGTTCGTTTAGGAACCTATTTTGACGATACCGGAGTGATAGGTCGCGAATATTACAGATTTTCAGGCTCAGAACCTCGTTTTACAGGCGATTTACTGGGTAGAGAAGGGCTTATGCTGGATAATAATACCTTTTATATCACTGCTCCATGGGGCGCTCGCTATAGAACGGTTAAAAATGCCAATTTAATTCTGGGCTTTTTAGAAGGTCAGGATCTTTCAGCTCAATTTTCTGAAGCTGAATTATCCGGAGCCAGAGGATTTCTAAAAACATTTATTGCCTATGAATTACTGTTAAATCTTAATCTTACCTACGAAAATGGGATTCGATTAGATGTAGATGATGAAAATAATTTAGGTCCGTTTGTTTCCAGAACTGAAGCTCTATCGGGTATTAGATCATTATTGGAAGAAGGTGCCGGCGATTTAGCAAGTGGCGGGGATTCATTTCCTTTTATTCTATCCTCAGGCTTTAGTGAATTCGATTCACCAGATTCATTTTTAGAAGCTAATAAAGCAATTTCGGCAAGGGTTGCAGCATATCAGGAAGATTATCCTGCTGTACTATCTTTCTTAGAGGATTCTTTCTTATCTCTGGATGCTACAGAACTGAATAATGGTATTTTTTATAACTTTTCCCTGGATCAAACTGATATTTCAAATCCATTGTTTTTTGCTGTGGAAGGTTTAACAGCGGGGAATGCAAGAGTTATGCAACCATCATTTTTAACAGATGCTGAAAGTGGGGACGAAAGATTAGATAAAGTTGCCGAGTTGGATGCGCCAATTACGCAGGACAATTTATCTGGAACTTATGCCGTATTCAGATATAAATCCAATACAGATGATATTCCAATTATCCGTAATGAAGAGCTTATACTTCTTTATGCGGAAGCCAATATTTTTCAAAACCCAGATGAAGCTGTAAGTGCTTTAAATATTATAAGAAACGCGGCTGGTCTTGATGATTATGACGGAGCTACTTCTGAAACAGCTCTAATTGATGAAATGTTGATGCAGCGAAGGTATTCGCTGTATGCAGAAGGGCATAGATGGATAGATATGAGAAGGTATGATAGATTAGATGAATTGCCAACAGACAGGCCGGAAGATGATGTCTTTGTGCAATTTCCAATTCCACTTACCGAGAATCAGTAA
- a CDS encoding DMT family transporter — protein sequence MKNLKWIYLIILSIVWGSSFILIKKALIGLTAMQVGSFRIIFAAIFLILVGFKSISRLTGKQWKWIIISGFLGSFFPVYLFAYAETEIDSAIASILNATTPLLTLIFGVLFFRAVFTQNKILGVIIGLLGTAGLILSGASINPDQNYLYSLLVVIAAGCYAMNVNILKTRMSDISPLGIAAGNFTVLLIPALALLYFTGFFSLPEYTQEIELSILFVAILGVIGTGVAMIIFNKLVQITDPVFTTSVTYTIPVVALGWGVLDGEIFSFWQLVSAFVILVGVFIVNKSRNLISRHSKQAT from the coding sequence TTGAAAAACCTAAAATGGATCTATTTAATCATACTTTCTATAGTTTGGGGAAGTTCTTTTATTCTAATTAAAAAGGCGCTTATTGGTTTAACGGCTATGCAGGTTGGTTCTTTCAGGATCATATTTGCAGCTATATTTTTGATATTGGTAGGCTTTAAGAGTATTAGCAGGTTAACAGGAAAACAATGGAAATGGATCATAATATCAGGTTTTCTTGGGTCTTTTTTTCCGGTTTATTTATTTGCCTATGCTGAAACTGAAATAGACAGCGCTATTGCATCTATTCTGAATGCAACCACCCCATTATTAACCCTCATTTTTGGAGTCTTATTCTTTCGGGCTGTTTTTACTCAGAATAAAATTCTAGGGGTTATAATAGGATTATTGGGTACAGCCGGACTTATTTTAAGTGGAGCCAGTATCAATCCAGATCAGAATTATCTCTATTCTCTACTGGTTGTTATTGCTGCAGGATGTTATGCTATGAATGTAAATATCTTAAAGACCCGAATGAGTGATATTTCGCCTTTGGGGATTGCCGCCGGAAACTTCACTGTACTACTAATTCCTGCACTCGCTTTACTATATTTTACGGGTTTCTTTAGTCTTCCGGAATATACTCAGGAGATTGAATTATCTATACTGTTTGTAGCGATTCTTGGTGTTATTGGAACTGGGGTGGCCATGATCATTTTTAATAAGCTTGTTCAAATAACAGATCCGGTTTTTACAACTTCCGTAACCTATACTATTCCTGTAGTAGCCTTGGGGTGGGGAGTTTTGGATGGTGAGATTTTTAGTTTTTGGCAGCTTGTTTCAGCCTTTGTGATCTTAGTAGGAGTTTTTATAGTGAATAAGTCTAGAAATCTTATTTCCAGGCATAGTAAACAGGCAACATAA
- a CDS encoding M16 family metallopeptidase — MRKNILTLAAFLTISVGVSAQIDRSTMPEPGPAPKVNIDEPETFDLDNGLQVMIVENHKLPRVGISLRFDNPPHLEGSKAGVSGLTGDLLGTGTKNMSKDEFNEKVDFLGARLNFYSGGATANTLSKYFPEVLKLMADGMVNPEFTQEEFDKSKARTIDGLKQSEKDVSYNARRVRSALAYGKDHPYGEFSTEETVNAIQLADVKSYYSKWFSPKSAYLIIVGDVDEDEVKDLVKKSFSSWKGAEVPKANMPAVSNVEKTEINFVNMPNAVQSEIALVNTIDLKKKDGDYFPVLVANKILGGGGEARLFLNLREDKGYTYGAYSSAGNDKYASTFVASASVRNEVTDSSVVAFLDEVYKIRNEKVTDSELANAKAKLTGDFVLALEQPTTISNFAMEIETEDLDDNFYEEYLEKIDEVTKEDVQRVAKKYFMADNSRIVIAGKGSDVLENLEKMTYNGKTIPINYYNRFGEKTEKPEAKKVDASVTAEKVFSKYIDAIGGKDAVNKVESVVMMAGAEIQGMQLNLEAKQTTNGMSSQAISMNGNVMNKNVFNGETGYVMAQGQKMPYSEEQIEAAKTEATPFPELTVGDAKVNGIEQVDGKDAYVVMMDENNKNFYSVESGLKVKSVKTVNQGGQSMTIPTMFSDYQEVEGVKFPFMIAQSMGPQSFEFKVSEILVNEGVSEEDFKVDAE, encoded by the coding sequence ATGAGAAAAAATATATTAACTCTAGCAGCGTTTCTTACGATATCTGTTGGGGTTTCAGCTCAAATAGACCGTAGCACGATGCCCGAACCGGGACCTGCTCCGAAAGTAAATATTGATGAACCTGAAACTTTTGATCTTGACAACGGATTACAGGTAATGATTGTTGAAAATCATAAATTACCCAGAGTAGGTATATCACTAAGATTTGACAATCCTCCACACCTCGAAGGTTCTAAAGCCGGGGTTTCCGGACTTACCGGAGACCTTTTAGGAACCGGAACTAAGAATATGTCTAAAGACGAATTCAACGAAAAAGTTGATTTTCTTGGGGCAAGACTTAACTTCTATTCTGGAGGGGCTACCGCCAATACCTTATCAAAGTATTTCCCTGAAGTTCTAAAGTTAATGGCAGATGGCATGGTTAATCCTGAATTCACTCAGGAAGAATTTGATAAGTCTAAAGCCAGAACCATTGATGGATTAAAACAAAGTGAAAAAGATGTTTCCTATAACGCAAGAAGGGTTCGCTCTGCACTTGCATATGGTAAAGACCACCCTTATGGTGAATTTTCTACTGAAGAAACTGTAAATGCAATTCAACTTGCAGATGTAAAATCTTATTACAGCAAATGGTTCTCTCCAAAAAGCGCTTATTTAATAATTGTTGGAGATGTAGATGAAGATGAAGTGAAAGACCTCGTAAAAAAGAGTTTTTCTAGCTGGAAAGGAGCTGAAGTTCCAAAAGCAAATATGCCAGCGGTATCTAATGTAGAAAAAACAGAGATTAACTTTGTTAACATGCCTAATGCTGTACAAAGTGAGATCGCATTAGTAAACACGATAGATCTTAAGAAAAAAGATGGCGATTATTTCCCTGTTCTTGTTGCAAACAAGATCTTAGGTGGTGGTGGTGAAGCCAGACTTTTCCTAAATCTTCGTGAAGACAAAGGTTACACCTACGGAGCATATTCCAGTGCAGGAAATGACAAATACGCTTCTACTTTCGTAGCCAGTGCAAGCGTTAGAAATGAAGTAACAGATAGTTCTGTGGTGGCATTTCTTGACGAGGTATATAAAATTAGAAATGAGAAGGTAACTGATAGTGAACTTGCAAATGCAAAAGCAAAACTTACCGGAGATTTTGTACTTGCTTTAGAACAACCAACAACCATTTCTAATTTTGCGATGGAAATTGAAACTGAAGATCTTGACGATAACTTCTATGAAGAATATCTTGAAAAGATTGATGAAGTAACCAAAGAAGATGTTCAAAGAGTTGCTAAGAAATATTTCATGGCAGATAACTCTAGAATTGTAATTGCAGGTAAAGGTTCTGATGTATTGGAGAACCTTGAAAAAATGACTTATAACGGTAAAACTATTCCAATCAATTACTACAATAGATTTGGTGAAAAGACAGAAAAGCCGGAAGCTAAGAAAGTAGATGCTTCTGTAACAGCTGAGAAAGTATTCTCTAAATATATTGATGCTATAGGTGGTAAAGATGCAGTGAATAAAGTGGAGAGCGTAGTCATGATGGCCGGTGCTGAAATCCAGGGAATGCAACTAAATCTTGAAGCTAAGCAAACCACGAATGGAATGTCTTCTCAAGCTATCTCCATGAATGGAAATGTGATGAACAAGAATGTTTTCAACGGAGAGACAGGGTATGTGATGGCTCAGGGTCAAAAAATGCCTTATAGCGAAGAACAAATTGAAGCTGCTAAGACTGAAGCTACTCCGTTTCCTGAATTAACTGTTGGCGATGCCAAGGTAAATGGTATAGAACAGGTTGATGGAAAAGACGCTTATGTAGTTATGATGGATGAAAACAACAAGAATTTCTACTCTGTAGAAAGCGGATTGAAAGTTAAATCTGTGAAAACTGTAAATCAAGGTGGTCAATCTATGACTATCCCTACAATGTTTAGTGATTATCAGGAAGTGGAAGGCGTTAAGTTTCCATTTATGATCGCTCAAAGCATGGGACCACAGTCTTTTGAATTCAAAGTTTCTGAAATCTTAGTAAACGAAGGAGTTTCCGAAGAAGATTTTAAAGTAGATGCGGAGTAA
- a CDS encoding M16 family metallopeptidase, with amino-acid sequence MINKLRLLFCFFFIGLVGFAQEVEFSEYDLDNGLHVILHKDNSAPVVTTSVMYHVGGKDREDGRTGMAHFFEHLLFEGTENIPNGKWFEIVASNGGSNNANTSQDRTYYYEVFPSNNLELGLWMESERMMHPIIGQKGVDTQNEVVKEERRLRYDNSPYGNLLQSMQDNMFVKHPYKDPNVGYMEDLDAATLDEFKAYFDKYYVPNNAVLVVAGDIKIDETKKMIKDYFGPIEKGEEITRDYPKEEPITEQINAKAYDTNIQIPASVIGYRTPSFTKKDSYVLNMISDYLSDGNSSKLYKKLVDEQKQALQVGAFNLEQEDYGMYLIFTIPLGETSLETLNTEIEKEIAKLRNEMISENDFQKLQNKAENSFVNSNSSVAGIANSLARNYLLYGNTDLINDEIEIYRAITREDIKRVAGEYLKPSQRVVLEYLPASDQAE; translated from the coding sequence ATGATTAACAAACTAAGACTGTTATTCTGCTTTTTCTTTATAGGATTAGTAGGATTCGCTCAGGAAGTTGAATTCTCTGAGTATGATTTAGACAATGGGCTGCACGTGATCCTGCATAAGGATAATTCTGCCCCTGTTGTTACAACCTCTGTGATGTACCACGTTGGTGGAAAAGACCGTGAAGATGGTAGAACCGGAATGGCGCATTTCTTTGAACATCTTCTTTTTGAAGGGACAGAAAACATTCCAAATGGAAAATGGTTTGAGATCGTAGCTTCTAATGGTGGAAGCAACAATGCGAACACAAGCCAGGATAGAACCTATTATTATGAGGTTTTCCCATCTAATAATTTAGAGCTTGGCCTTTGGATGGAATCTGAAAGAATGATGCACCCGATCATCGGTCAAAAAGGTGTTGACACGCAGAATGAAGTTGTAAAAGAAGAAAGAAGACTTCGTTACGACAACTCTCCTTACGGAAACCTTCTTCAGTCTATGCAGGATAATATGTTTGTAAAACATCCATATAAAGATCCGAATGTTGGCTACATGGAAGATCTTGATGCTGCAACTCTTGATGAGTTTAAGGCATATTTTGACAAATATTATGTTCCTAACAACGCAGTTTTAGTTGTTGCAGGGGATATTAAAATCGATGAAACAAAGAAAATGATCAAGGATTATTTTGGACCTATCGAAAAAGGTGAGGAGATCACCAGAGATTATCCAAAAGAAGAACCGATCACAGAGCAAATCAATGCAAAAGCATATGATACAAATATCCAAATACCTGCTTCAGTAATAGGATATAGAACTCCTTCTTTTACCAAAAAGGATTCTTATGTACTTAATATGATTTCAGATTACCTTAGTGATGGTAACAGCTCTAAATTATATAAGAAACTTGTAGATGAGCAAAAACAAGCCTTACAGGTTGGAGCTTTTAACCTTGAGCAGGAAGATTATGGAATGTATCTTATTTTCACAATCCCACTAGGAGAAACTTCCCTGGAGACTTTGAATACTGAAATTGAAAAAGAGATCGCCAAACTTAGAAATGAGATGATTTCTGAAAATGACTTTCAGAAACTTCAGAATAAAGCAGAGAACAGTTTCGTAAACTCGAATTCAAGTGTTGCAGGAATCGCCAACTCTTTAGCTCGAAACTATCTTCTTTACGGAAACACAGATCTTATTAATGATGAGATCGAGATTTATCGCGCTATCACTCGTGAAGATATCAAAAGAGTTGCAGGCGAGTACCTTAAGCCTAGCCAGAGAGTAGTATTAGAATACCTACCTGCAAGCGATCAGGCAGAATAA
- a CDS encoding DUF4199 domain-containing protein: protein MGKFSIPIKYGVAIAAGLIAYFLILSLFGGHVNPIYSLFNGVIMAYGMFEAIKHYRLHKGNKFKYQKGFMASLLTGFNATIIFTIFFGLYAAEFNPGFLDDLISVWITDYNTNIGIVLFVVAVMGFATSLVLTLAYMQLFKQSWNTKEAKKHTISGNSEK from the coding sequence ATGGGTAAATTCAGTATTCCTATTAAATATGGGGTTGCGATTGCAGCCGGTTTAATTGCTTATTTTTTAATTTTGTCTCTCTTTGGGGGTCATGTAAATCCTATTTACAGTTTGTTTAATGGGGTGATCATGGCATATGGTATGTTTGAAGCCATTAAACATTACAGACTACATAAAGGGAATAAATTCAAATATCAAAAAGGTTTTATGGCGAGTCTCTTAACGGGATTTAATGCAACCATTATTTTTACTATTTTCTTCGGACTTTATGCGGCAGAATTCAATCCAGGTTTTTTAGATGACCTTATTAGTGTTTGGATTACCGATTATAATACGAATATAGGTATAGTGCTTTTTGTTGTCGCTGTTATGGGGTTTGCCACAAGCTTAGTTCTTACGCTTGCATATATGCAGTTATTTAAACAGTCATGGAACACTAAAGAAGCTAAAAAGCATACTATTTCAGGTAATTCTGAAAAATAG
- the rplU gene encoding 50S ribosomal protein L21: MYAIVEIAGQQFKVAKDQKVYVNRLAGEEGDSISFDKVLLTADGDSITVGAPAIDGALVGAKINRHLKGDKVIVFKKKRRKGYRVKNGHRQALTEILIEGIDLKGGKKATSTKKAEPKKEEAKKETKKSDDASSDKKSEDLSQNTVVELREMAKEKGVEGYSSMKKAELIAALS; this comes from the coding sequence ATGTACGCAATTGTAGAGATAGCAGGGCAGCAATTTAAAGTTGCAAAAGACCAAAAGGTTTATGTTAACCGTTTAGCAGGAGAAGAAGGAGATAGTATCTCTTTTGATAAAGTACTTCTTACTGCAGATGGTGATAGTATAACCGTTGGCGCCCCGGCTATAGATGGAGCTCTTGTTGGAGCCAAAATCAATCGTCACTTAAAAGGTGATAAGGTTATTGTATTCAAAAAGAAAAGACGTAAAGGATACCGTGTTAAGAACGGCCACCGTCAAGCTCTAACAGAGATTCTTATTGAAGGGATAGACCTTAAAGGAGGAAAAAAAGCTACTTCAACTAAAAAGGCTGAGCCTAAAAAAGAAGAAGCAAAGAAAGAAACTAAGAAGAGTGATGATGCCAGTTCTGATAAAAAATCAGAAGACCTTAGCCAGAATACAGTTGTAGAACTTAGAGAAATGGCTAAAGAAAAAGGTGTTGAAGGTTATTCTTCTATGAAGAAAGCAGAATTGATTGCTGCATTAAGCTAA
- the rpmA gene encoding 50S ribosomal protein L27: MAHKKGVGSSKNGRESESKRLGVKIFGGQAAIAGNIIVRQRGTAHRPGDNVYAGKDHTLHARVDGLVKFTKKKDDKSYVSIEPFEA, from the coding sequence ATGGCACATAAAAAAGGAGTTGGTAGTTCCAAGAACGGTAGAGAATCAGAATCAAAACGCTTAGGTGTGAAGATTTTTGGTGGACAAGCTGCTATTGCTGGAAATATCATTGTAAGACAAAGAGGTACTGCACATCGTCCAGGTGACAATGTTTACGCAGGAAAAGATCATACGCTACACGCTAGAGTAGATGGTCTTGTAAAGTTTACAAAAAAGAAAGATGATAAATCTTATGTTTCTATTGAGCCTTTTGAAGCTTAA
- a CDS encoding TIGR03643 family protein, which translates to MSVVDDFQFDERQVDRIIAMAWEDRTTFEAIEYQFGLTEKQVIKFMKEQMHPHNWRKWRARVQGRKTKHEKLRGDEVKRFKSNSQRLITGNRISKKKY; encoded by the coding sequence ATGAGCGTAGTAGATGATTTTCAATTTGATGAAAGACAGGTAGATCGAATTATTGCAATGGCCTGGGAAGATAGAACCACTTTTGAAGCAATAGAATATCAATTTGGATTAACCGAGAAGCAGGTGATTAAATTTATGAAAGAGCAGATGCATCCTCATAATTGGAGAAAGTGGAGAGCACGTGTTCAGGGTAGAAAGACAAAACATGAAAAGTTGAGGGGAGATGAAGTGAAAAGATTTAAAAGTAATTCTCAAAGATTAATCACAGGGAATAGAATTTCCAAGAAGAAATATTAA